From Fusarium oxysporum f. sp. lycopersici 4287 chromosome 10, whole genome shotgun sequence:
TTCGAGATTGGTAAGCCTGGACACGCTTCCCCAAGTCGACTGTTGATACTAACCTCTTATCTAGACCTGAGCTGGCACAAGGGACTCAAGAACACAGGCAAGGATGCTGAGGTTTATGCGCCCCAGTCTGGCCCCAATGGTCTTATCAAGTGCGAAGTGTCTCGTGACAACTTGCAATCAAAGCTATAAAGGGGCGTTGAGAATGGTTGTATTCTGCGGCGATAGATGTCAAGATGGAACGTTATAATGAACCCAGGATAAAGATTGATACCAAGCGATGAACTTAGATTCTAGCACTAGATATGATTTTAGTAATTATGTTAATTTTGCTACCTTTCTGCCTGTCCTGATTGTATTGTGTTGAAACCTGTACTGTGGTATTCCCTCACTCATGCCTTTTTTACGATAATATCCATGACCGTGAACCGTAGGGGCATAATCAGGGTAAATGTCACTGGCAGAACGTAAACCAGACCCAGTGTCTTTGTGCAGCAGGTGAAATGCACACCGGACACATCACATCATGAAAACGTTGATAATTGCTTGGTGCTAGGTCATAATATGCCCAAGATATTGGTACAAATAGTACAAGGACTCTCATAGCCCATCCGCATAGTCTTTACTGCGCAGCTCCCTCGTTCCATAGTTACTCCCGTGATTTCTTATAATCGCTTCTTATCGCCATTTCGGACCCTTTCGGTGGCCTTCTCCCAACCTTCCTCTCCCACTGGTACGCCAGCAAACCGTATCAAGTTATCCTTGTACGGATGAGCATCGCCCTCAAACGCCTTAAGTCTTGCCAATCGCTTGTCTCGTAGTCGGTTCTTGGGCAACATGCCACGCACAGCCTTGCGCAGAACCTCACTGCCTCCGTGCGCCTCCATGAGTGCGTCCATTGTTATGGACTTGAGGCTGCCAGGTCGTGTCGTGTGTCGGTAGTAAGGCTTTTGCCACTTCTTGCGGCCGGTTGTGTAAAGAGCGGCGCAGTTGGTCACGACAACGTAGTCACCGCAATCGGTTGATGGGTCGAAAATCGGCTTGTGCTTGCCCATGAGAAGAACGGCGATGCGGGATGCGAGACGGCCGAGTGAAGGTGGTGTAACGCCGGGCTGAGTAGAGAGTGTGGCATGAGGGGCGGAGGCAGATACACTATGCCATACTCGAGAGTAGGCCAGTTTTGTCTATTTGATATTGGTTAGACAAGAGAAAGATTTGAGGATATTCATCTTATCAGCTCACCAGACCGAGGACTTGCGACATCTTGAAGGCTTTGAGAGATCAATCTCTCACAATTTACCTCCAATTGGGTTGGTCAGCCGCAAAACTGGTGAAGGGGGGGTCAAATCGTCGTGTAGCTTCGTTTTGCTGTATCGCGAGATCTACCAACACCGAAACGCTCAACCAGAA
This genomic window contains:
- a CDS encoding 50S ribosomal protein L13; protein product: MSQVLGLTKLAYSRVWHSVSASAPHATLSTQPGVTPPSLGRLASRIAVLLMGKHKPIFDPSTDCGDYVVVTNCAALYTTGRKKWQKPYYRHTTRPGSLKSITMDALMEAHGGSEVLRKAVRGMLPKNRLRDKRLARLKAFEGDAHPYKDNLIRFAGVPVGEEGWEKATERVRNGDKKRL